The Pyrenophora tritici-repentis strain M4 chromosome 10, whole genome shotgun sequence genome contains a region encoding:
- a CDS encoding Atrophin-1 multi-domain protein, with protein MKFTTTAAIATAAAVVSALPQANTQSPKITDGAFTLMSLRTGTPIQFGNVQAADSSLYINAKDLNFRCGTTGPNAQFGLSNGTLSLWTNIPPQVMYVDRSGMGQGVLKYTTGVEPLPKNAERQGWVLDEQNQLTFVSPAGDKYGLQACSGAANGGYKIWLSGTPNPAGNTDCIPFSAQALKVENPQTCMYT; from the coding sequence ATGAAGttcaccaccaccgccgccaTTGCTACCGCAGCTGCCGTTGTCTCTGCTCTTCCCCAAGCCAACACTCAATCCCCCAAGATCACCGACGGCGCCTTCACTCTCATGAGCCTTCGCACCGGTACTCCTATCCAGTTCGGCAACGTCCAAGCAGCAGACAGCTCCCTCTACATCAATGCGAAGGACCTGAACTTCAGATGCGGCACCACAGGTCCCAACGCACAATTCGGACTCTCCAACGGTACCCTTAGCCTGTGGACCAACATCCCCCCTCAGGTCATGTACGTCGACCGCTCCGGCATGGGCCAGGGTGTCCTCAAATATACCACCGGTGTGGAGCCTCTCCCCAAGAACGCCGAACGCCAGGGATGGGTCCTCGACGAGCAGAACCAACTCACCTTTGTCTCGCCCGCTGGTGACAAGTACGGCCTCCAGGCGTGCAGTGGTGCTGCCAACGGTGGTTACAAAATCTGGCTCTCAGGCACACCCAACCCCGCTGGCAACACCGACTGCATTCCCTTCTCTGCTCAGGCTCTCAAGGTGGAGAACCCCCAAACCTGCATGTACACTTAG